A genomic segment from Rahnella aceris encodes:
- a CDS encoding fumarylacetoacetate hydrolase family protein, with protein sequence MYQHRDWHGALLDFPVNKVVCVGSNYADHIKEMGGQKAAEPVLFIKPETALCDFRQPIVIPKDLGAVHHEVELAVLIGTPLKQATEDRVANAIAGYGLALDLTLRDLQSTFKQAGQPWEKAKGFDGSCPMSGFIPVSEFGDAQQAELRLEINGEVRQSGNTRDMLTPLLPLIAYMSRFFTLRAGDIILTGTPHGVGPLKAGDEIVATLNGKQVSSRVI encoded by the coding sequence ATGTACCAACACAGAGACTGGCACGGCGCATTACTGGATTTTCCGGTCAACAAAGTCGTGTGTGTCGGCAGTAACTACGCCGATCATATTAAAGAGATGGGCGGGCAGAAAGCGGCGGAACCGGTGTTATTTATCAAGCCGGAAACCGCTTTGTGCGATTTCCGCCAACCCATCGTCATCCCGAAGGATCTCGGTGCGGTACATCATGAAGTCGAACTGGCGGTACTTATCGGCACACCACTGAAGCAGGCGACGGAAGATCGCGTCGCCAATGCTATCGCTGGTTACGGGCTGGCACTTGACCTGACGCTGCGGGATTTGCAGTCGACGTTCAAACAAGCCGGACAACCCTGGGAAAAAGCCAAAGGGTTTGACGGTTCCTGCCCGATGAGCGGATTTATTCCGGTAAGTGAATTTGGTGATGCACAACAGGCTGAACTGCGGTTAGAGATCAATGGAGAAGTGCGTCAGAGCGGGAATACCCGCGATATGCTGACGCCGCTTCTGCCGCTGATTGCCTATATGAGCCGCTTCTTCACGCTGCGCGCGGGCGATATCATTCTGACCGGTACACCACACGGCGTCGGCCCGCTAAAAGCGGGTGATGAAATTGTGGCTACACTTAATGGTAAACAGGTAAGTTCCCGCGTGATCTGA
- a CDS encoding YcgN family cysteine cluster protein, with protein MTEPAFWQHKTLSEMTDEEWEALCDGCGQCCLHKLIDEDTDEIYFTNVACNQLNIKSCQCRNYERRFTLEEDCIKLTRENLTTFDWLPPTCAYRLIGEGRPLLPWHPLLNKASKSAMHTAQISVRYIAVREDDVEDWQDHILNKPSWAK; from the coding sequence ATGACTGAACCCGCTTTTTGGCAGCACAAAACGCTGTCTGAAATGACCGACGAAGAATGGGAAGCATTGTGCGACGGCTGCGGACAATGCTGCCTGCATAAGCTGATCGACGAAGACACCGATGAAATCTATTTCACCAACGTCGCCTGTAACCAGCTCAACATCAAGTCTTGCCAGTGTCGTAACTATGAACGTCGTTTCACGCTGGAAGAAGATTGCATTAAACTGACCCGCGAAAACCTGACAACCTTCGACTGGCTGCCGCCAACCTGCGCTTATCGCCTGATCGGCGAAGGACGCCCGCTGCTTCCCTGGCATCCGCTGCTGAACAAAGCATCGAAATCGGCCATGCATACAGCGCAGATCTCCGTACGCTACATCGCCGTGCGCGAAGACGACGTTGAAGACTGGCAGGATCACATCCTGAATAAGCCAAGCTGGGCGAAGTAA
- a CDS encoding IS3 family transposase (programmed frameshift) yields MKKTRYTEEQIAFALKQAETGTRVEEVCRKMGISEATFYNGKKKFGGMGVTEPRRLRQLEEENHRLKRLVADLSLDKEMLQDVILKKVLRPVQKREAAEYLLAAYRIGVRRGCRLMMQSRTVYHYRSCRDDRTFTQRIREITETRIRYGVQRIHILLRREGWLVNHKKTHRIYCLEGLNLRSKHPRRHVTARHRRIRPAVTAVDQCWSMDFVADNLFNVRRIRALTVVDNFSRECVAIEVGQGLRGDHVVAMERFRQTQQRVPQRLQTDNGSKFISKALDRWAYENRVTMDFSRPGKPTDNALVKSFNGNLRDEFLNVHWFLSLEDAQEKIEHWRQEYNQYRPHSSLNNQTPAEFIRSLQTGPDL; encoded by the exons ATGAAAAAGACCCGTTATACCGAAGAACAGATAGCCTTTGCCCTTAAACAGGCCGAAACCGGCACTCGGGTGGAGGAAGTGTGCAGAAAGATGGGGATTTCTGAGGCTACTTTTTACAATGGGAAGAAGAAGTTTGGCGGTATGGGCGTGACAGAACCGCGTCGTCTGCGACAGCTGGAGGAAGAGAATCACCGCCTGAAACGGCTGGTCGCCGATCTCAGTCTGGACAAGGAAATGCTGCAGGACGTCATCT TAAAAAAAGTTCTGAGGCCGGTGCAGAAACGCGAGGCGGCCGAATACCTGCTGGCGGCGTACCGCATCGGGGTTCGCAGGGGATGCCGGCTGATGATGCAGAGCCGAACGGTCTACCACTACCGCAGCTGCCGCGATGACCGGACCTTCACGCAGCGGATACGGGAGATTACAGAAACCCGCATTCGTTATGGTGTGCAGCGGATCCATATCCTGCTGCGGCGCGAGGGCTGGCTGGTTAACCACAAGAAAACCCATCGGATTTACTGTCTGGAAGGGCTGAACCTGCGGTCAAAACACCCGCGGCGGCACGTGACGGCCAGGCACAGGCGTATCCGCCCGGCCGTGACCGCTGTGGATCAGTGCTGGAGCATGGATTTCGTTGCTGATAATCTGTTCAACGTACGCCGGATCCGTGCCCTGACTGTAGTCGATAATTTTAGTCGTGAATGCGTGGCGATCGAGGTAGGCCAGGGACTTCGCGGTGACCATGTGGTCGCGATGGAACGGTTCAGGCAGACACAGCAGCGTGTACCACAGCGGCTACAGACGGACAACGGCAGCAAATTTATCTCGAAAGCGCTGGATCGCTGGGCGTATGAAAACCGGGTAACGATGGACTTCTCACGCCCCGGGAAGCCCACAGATAACGCCCTGGTTAAGTCATTTAACGGCAACCTGCGTGATGAATTTCTGAACGTGCACTGGTTCCTGTCACTGGAAGATGCTCAGGAGAAGATCGAGCACTGGCGGCAGGAATATAACCAGTATCGACCACATTCCTCGTTAAATAACCAGACTCCTGCAGAATTTATCCGAAGCCTGCAAACAGGCCCGGATCTCTGA